One window of Branchiostoma lanceolatum isolate klBraLanc5 chromosome 8, klBraLanc5.hap2, whole genome shotgun sequence genomic DNA carries:
- the LOC136440946 gene encoding kelch-like protein 20, which produces MSDSSPGSSVSLPSAGEACQPDHCTEILGRLQWQRREGRFTDMVVSVGGWDFHAHRNVLAACSPYFDALYDSNMTESQTNHIALTCATPAAMEQILDFIYTGRADINEGNVEDILRGSDHLMLERLRARCADFLGNHITAGNCLGVRSLASVYNIKDLLDTSKRFIQNNFNDMVQGEEVLQLPFGQLRDLIADDRLRVLREETVFELIVRWTRHDIQHRRHLFPRLMSQIRLAEIDKEYLLDCVETEELVGQSPKCRSYLMEVFENSNYPDSLTVSPRLIPRQGRLITAVVVLGGKSKKGRISSTLAYVLEEQRWASLAPLPCKVCSHSVTVLDGCLYVAGGKLSRTTTSNRAVYMFDPFSNTWQGMPDMQTPRAYPALAACDGRLFAMGGENGGVIHNSVECLDLSNPSKKWTFVAPMRTGRCLFETATVDDRFIYAISGLKEGNIVSSSVEMYDTVCDRWRNVPPGISRFHYVPVARVIKDNIYLFVEGSDVVRYSPREDTWEATNERVPVMHFSGQRVLYACCVVGEETFVCGGRDLHNQTKVFSTACTYRRGDRRWRPVSAPPITTVASAACVLRVPYEYLQ; this is translated from the coding sequence ATGTCCGACAGCAGTCCCGGCAGCAGTGTGTCCCTGCCCTCGGCCGGAGAGGCGTGTCAGCCCGACCACTGCACGGAGATCCTCGGCAGACTGCAGTGGCAGCGCCGCGAGGGGAGGTTTACTGACATGGTGGTGAGCGTCGGCGGGTGGGACTTCCACGCGCACCGGAACGTCCTGGCCGCCTGCAGCCCGTACTTCGACGCCCTGTACGACTCCAACATGACCGAGAGTCAAACCAACCACATCGCCCTCACGTGCGCCACTCCCGCCGCCATGGAACAGATCCTGGACTTCATCTACACCGGACGGGCCGATATCAACGAGGGGAACGTGGAGGACATCCTGCGGGGCTCCGACCACCTCATGCTGGAGAGACTCCGAGCACGCTGCGCTGACTTCCTCGGCAACCACATCACGGCGGGCAACTGTCTCGGCGTCAGATCCCTCGCCAGCGTGTACAACATTAAAGACTTACTGGACACGTCCAAGCGCTTCATCCAAAACAACTTTAATGACATGGTGCAGGGAGAGGAAGTGCTTCAGCTCCCTTTTGGACAGCTCCGAGATCTGATAGCAGACGATAGACTGAGAGTTCTCCGCGAGGAGACAGTTTTCGAACTTATCGTACGCTGGACCAGACACGATATACAACACCGGAGGCATCTGTTCCCCAGACTCATGTCTCAGATTCGCCTGGCGGAGATAGACAAAGAATATCTCCTGGACTGCGTCGAAACGGAAGAACTGGTCGGACAAAGCCCCAAATGCAGGAGCTACCTCATGGAGGTTTTCGAAAATAGCAACTACCCGGATTCTCTGACGGTATCTCCACGGCTGATACCGAGGCAAGGCAGGCTCATCACGGCAGTGGTAGTACTGGGAGGGAAGTCTAAGAAGGGAAGGATCAGCAGCACGTTAGCGTACGTTCTTGAAGAGCAGCGCTGGGCAAGCCTGGCACCCCTCCCCTGCAAGGTCTGCTCGCACTCCGTGACCGTTCTAGACGGGTGTCTGTACGTGGCTGGAGGGAAGTTGAGTCGCACCACCACCAGTAACCGCGCGGTGTACATGTTCGACCCATTCAGTAACACGTGGCAGGGGATGCCGGACATGCAGACCCCCCGGGCGTACCCTGCACTGGCCGCCTGCGACGGCCGGCTCTTCGCGATGGGAGGCGAGAACGGGGGAGTCATCCACAACTCTGTGGAGTGCCTCGACCTCAGCAACCCCTCCAAGAAGTGGACATTCGTGGCGCCCATGCGGACCGGTCGATGCCTCTTCGAGACCGCCACCGTCGACGACCGCTTCATCTATGCAATCAGCGGACTGAAAGAGGGCAACATAGTGAGCAGTTCGGTAGAGATGTACGACACGGTGTGCGACCGCTGGCGAAACGTTCCCCCGGGGATTTCGCGCTTCCACTACGTTCCCGTCGCCAGGGTGATCAAGGACAACATCTACCTGTTCGTGGAGGGCTCGGACGTGGTCCGCTACAGTCCGCGGGAGGACACATGGGAGGCGACCAACGAACGCGTCCCTGTCATGCACTTCAGCGGACAGCGCGTGCTGTACGCCTGCTGTGTGGTGGGCGAGGAGACCTTCGTCTGCGGAGGGAGGGATCTGCACAACCAGACCAAGGTGTTCTCCACCGCCTGCACGTACCGACGGGGAGACCGCCGGTGGAGGCCCGTCTCCGCGCCCCCCATCACCACAGTGGCCTCCGCGGCCTGCGTGCTGAGGGTACCGTACGAGTACCTGCAGTAA